A single Candidatus Pacearchaeota archaeon DNA region contains:
- the lysS gene encoding lysine--tRNA ligase: protein MSTSDEIRQNRIEKLNKLQKSGINAYPIEVKRTHEIKKVLDDFASLSQKEEEVILVGRVRTIRTHGALTFIDFEDGTGKIQGLLAKDKMGEDNYQSFLDSFDMGDFIEAHGVLFETKRGEKTIQITDYKMICKSLRPLPEKWHGLKDIEERYRKRYLDLMFSPEVKQKFIIRSNFIKELRNFLNDDGFFEVETPILQSLYGGARAKPFKTHLNAMDVDVFLRISPELYLKRLLVGGFEKIYEIGKCFRNEGVDKFHNPDFTMIEFYWAYADYKQLMKMTERMLDVILTKVLGTTEVKYGDNVLNFKGPFERIEFFALLEKHTGIKYEELNEKALLKKAIEMGIDVPEGADKPNIADEIYKKYCRPNIIQPTFVIHHPKGFQPLAKELDKEKLANFQLVVAGAEVINAFSEQNDSLDQGDVLRGQEKLFKGGFEEAQRSDEEFIEALEYGMPPAAGFGMGIDRIVSMLTDSGSLREVILFPLMKDKE from the coding sequence ATGTCTACTTCAGACGAAATAAGACAAAATAGGATTGAAAAATTAAACAAGCTTCAAAAGAGCGGAATCAATGCTTATCCTATTGAAGTCAAAAGAACTCATGAAATCAAGAAGGTTTTAGATGATTTTGCATCTTTATCACAAAAAGAAGAAGAGGTTATTTTAGTTGGAAGAGTAAGGACGATTAGGACTCATGGTGCTTTGACTTTTATTGATTTTGAAGATGGGACAGGAAAAATTCAAGGGCTGTTAGCTAAAGACAAAATGGGTGAAGATAATTATCAATCATTTTTAGATAGTTTTGATATGGGTGATTTTATCGAAGCTCATGGAGTTTTGTTCGAGACCAAGAGGGGAGAGAAAACAATTCAGATAACTGATTACAAGATGATTTGTAAGTCTTTAAGACCATTACCAGAAAAATGGCATGGTTTAAAAGACATTGAAGAAAGGTATAGAAAAAGATATCTTGATTTGATGTTTTCTCCGGAGGTAAAACAGAAGTTTATCATTCGTTCCAATTTTATTAAAGAATTAAGGAATTTCTTAAATGATGATGGATTTTTTGAAGTAGAAACACCAATTCTTCAATCGTTATACGGCGGAGCCAGAGCTAAGCCTTTTAAAACTCATTTGAATGCGATGGATGTAGATGTATTTTTAAGAATATCTCCAGAATTATACTTGAAGAGATTGTTAGTTGGAGGATTTGAAAAGATATATGAAATAGGAAAATGTTTTAGAAATGAAGGAGTAGATAAATTCCACAATCCTGATTTTACCATGATTGAATTCTACTGGGCTTATGCTGATTATAAACAATTAATGAAGATGACCGAAAGAATGCTTGATGTTATCTTAACTAAAGTTTTGGGAACAACAGAGGTTAAATATGGTGATAATGTTTTGAATTTTAAAGGACCGTTTGAAAGAATAGAATTTTTTGCTTTATTAGAAAAGCATACTGGAATTAAATATGAGGAATTAAATGAAAAAGCTTTATTAAAGAAAGCTATAGAAATGGGAATTGATGTTCCTGAAGGAGCTGATAAGCCAAATATTGCTGATGAGATTTACAAGAAATACTGTCGACCAAATATAATTCAACCAACTTTTGTTATTCATCATCCAAAAGGATTCCAGCCCTTAGCTAAGGAATTAGATAAAGAAAAATTAGCTAATTTTCAATTAGTGGTCGCTGGAGCAGAAGTTATCAATGCTTTTTCTGAACAAAATGATTCATTAGATCAAGGAGATGTATTGCGAGGACAAGAGAAATTATTTAAAGGTGGATTCGAAGAAGCTCAAAGATCAGACGAAGAGTTTATTGAGGCCTTAGAGTATGGAATGCCTCCCGCAGCAGGATTTGGAATGGGAATAGATAGGATTGTCTCGATGCTGACCGATTCAGGATCATTGCGAGAGGTAATACTCTTTCCATTAATGAAAGACAAAGAATAA
- a CDS encoding alpha/beta hydrolase, whose translation MELFELKENKININGIDLYYKTAGEGKPFLILHGWGASSVSWMRIIDEMAGKGFRLIIPDLPGFGKTEMPKTVWGVGEYADIIIAFIKKLDLSYFYLLGHSFGGGIALKIATEKNIKPLKLIFCDAAIVREERLNLRQRISKFLARIGAKIISEDSRVYGFFEKMAYKISGTYDYYRANPLMKEIFKKVVSEDLTHLLPKVDMPCLIIWGEEDQVTPIEDGVLFQQEIDDSELKIIKDARHNPYKTNPIEVSESIVKFLNK comes from the coding sequence ATGGAACTATTTGAATTAAAGGAAAATAAAATCAATATTAATGGTATTGACTTGTATTACAAAACTGCTGGTGAGGGTAAGCCGTTTTTGATTCTTCATGGCTGGGGAGCATCTTCTGTCTCTTGGATGAGGATAATTGATGAAATGGCGGGAAAAGGATTTAGATTGATTATTCCTGACTTGCCAGGTTTTGGAAAAACAGAAATGCCTAAAACTGTTTGGGGAGTAGGAGAGTACGCTGATATTATTATTGCTTTTATTAAAAAACTAGATCTTTCTTATTTTTATCTCCTTGGGCATTCTTTTGGTGGTGGTATTGCCCTGAAGATAGCTACAGAAAAAAATATTAAACCCTTAAAGTTAATATTTTGTGATGCGGCAATAGTTAGAGAAGAAAGATTAAATTTAAGACAAAGGATTTCAAAGTTTTTAGCAAGAATAGGGGCGAAGATTATTTCTGAAGATTCTCGTGTCTATGGTTTTTTTGAGAAGATGGCGTATAAGATATCTGGAACTTACGACTATTATCGTGCCAATCCTTTAATGAAGGAGATTTTTAAAAAAGTTGTGAGCGAAGATTTGACTCATTTATTGCCTAAGGTTGATATGCCGTGCTTGATTATTTGGGGAGAAGAAGATCAAGTGACGCCAATAGAAGATGGAGTTCTTTTTCAACAAGAAATTGATGATTCTGAATTAAAAATAATAAAGGACGCAAGACATAATCCCTACAAAACAAATCCTATTGAAGTTAGTGAAAGTATTGTTAAATTTTTAAATAAATAA
- the serS gene encoding serine--tRNA ligase yields the protein MLDIKFIRENPDKVKEACRKKKVNFDVDNLLSVDAKRRELIIAIENKSAMKNQANKRIQEAKTKEDREAVIAQMRELDRNSDNEEDEFKKVNEEFERLMLLVPNIPDESVSDGDSDADNVEIRKWGKIPEFKFPIKDHVQIAKDLDLVDFDRGAKVVGFRGYFLKREAFLICMAIWQYATEILIKKGFIPVGAPSLVSEAAMTGTGYLPQSKDEVYKTHDGNYLAGTSEVAMMSYHSNETLKEEDLPIKYMGFSPCFRTEVGSYGKDTQGIFRVHEFMKIEQVVLCKNDKEESVKLHEEITKNAEEILQGLNIPYHVVRNCAADLGLGQVKKYDIEAWVPSQKKYRETHSSSYFFDFQTRRLGIKYKTKDGETKYAYSLNNTGIATPRILMSLLENNQQKDGSIKIPKVLHKYLGFKEIKRK from the coding sequence ATGTTAGATATTAAATTTATTAGAGAAAATCCAGACAAAGTTAAAGAAGCTTGTCGAAAAAAGAAGGTTAATTTTGACGTTGATAATCTTTTATCAGTTGATGCCAAAAGAAGAGAATTAATTATTGCGATTGAGAATAAGAGCGCCATGAAGAATCAAGCGAATAAAAGAATACAAGAAGCTAAAACTAAAGAAGATAGAGAAGCAGTGATTGCTCAAATGAGAGAATTAGATAGGAATTCTGATAACGAAGAAGATGAATTTAAAAAAGTTAATGAAGAATTTGAAAGATTGATGTTGCTTGTTCCTAATATTCCTGACGAATCAGTTTCTGATGGTGATTCTGATGCTGATAACGTTGAAATTAGAAAATGGGGCAAGATTCCAGAATTTAAATTTCCTATTAAGGATCATGTTCAGATAGCTAAAGATTTAGATTTGGTTGATTTTGACAGGGGAGCTAAAGTAGTTGGTTTTAGAGGTTATTTCTTGAAAAGAGAAGCTTTTCTTATCTGTATGGCTATTTGGCAGTATGCGACAGAAATTTTAATTAAGAAAGGATTTATTCCAGTGGGAGCTCCTTCTTTAGTTAGCGAAGCGGCCATGACTGGAACTGGATATTTGCCGCAATCAAAGGATGAAGTTTACAAAACTCACGATGGAAATTATTTAGCTGGGACTTCGGAGGTAGCAATGATGAGTTATCATTCTAATGAAACATTAAAAGAAGAAGATTTGCCGATTAAGTATATGGGTTTTTCTCCCTGTTTTAGAACAGAAGTTGGTAGTTATGGAAAAGATACTCAAGGAATATTTAGGGTTCATGAGTTTATGAAGATAGAACAGGTTGTTTTGTGTAAGAATGATAAAGAAGAATCAGTAAAATTACATGAAGAGATTACTAAGAATGCCGAAGAAATTTTACAGGGATTAAATATTCCTTATCACGTAGTTAGAAATTGTGCTGCTGATTTAGGATTAGGACAAGTTAAAAAATATGATATTGAGGCTTGGGTTCCTTCGCAGAAAAAATACAGAGAAACTCATTCTTCTTCATACTTTTTTGATTTTCAAACAAGAAGATTAGGAATTAAATACAAAACTAAGGACGGAGAGACTAAATACGCTTACTCATTAAATAATACAGGGATTGCTACTCCTAGAATTTTAATGTCTTTATTAGAAAACAATCAACAGAAAGATGGTAGCATTAAGATTCCTAAGGTTTTACATAAGTATTTAGGGTTTAAAGAAATTAAAAGAAAATAG
- the murF gene encoding UDP-N-acetylmuramoyl-tripeptide--D-alanyl-D-alanine ligase: MDIQPWMPVLIGLIVLFFWFFKEVKSFLFWSYLWQLKNYHIGRFLAHFDTYAGKKIIRNWGLFFKCFVFLAILFVMSSATYLYPDFINESLSKITLFVMAYIPVVFLLYIIEGFLSIIGLLRRRIKVPEMTSKMSLLLPIIFIPLGIITVVLGVIFYQNYMNPTEWMVFDLIYFALTILAFDILTPLIVSLTVLFLQPATVFMRNRIIKKATKKREALENLLVIGITGSYGKSSTKEFLKEILSVDFKIVSTEKNENSEIGISQCILNHVNDEHEIFICEMGAYNRGGIKLLCNIAKPKIGILTGINNQHLATFGSQKNIVKGKFELIDSLPSEGLAVLNWDNDLIKDNFNSTVSSVKYSISEKQDVWAEEIKEDKEGISFRVVFKTKESHFFKTNIHGIHNVYNLLAAIAVAKKLGMDLEVIADKVKEIKGGISIKRVDNFDVIDATYSSNFDGIISHLEYLKNWNGRKILVMPCLIELGNEGKEAHHKIGRKIGEVCDLAIITSRDYFKDLKKGAIESGMKAEDILFIQNGDKILKKVISIANEGSVVLLESRVPRLLIDKLIK, from the coding sequence ATGGACATACAGCCCTGGATGCCAGTTTTAATAGGTTTGATTGTTCTTTTCTTTTGGTTTTTCAAAGAAGTTAAGAGTTTTTTGTTTTGGTCTTATCTCTGGCAATTAAAAAATTATCATATTGGTAGGTTTTTGGCACATTTTGATACATATGCTGGAAAGAAGATAATTAGAAACTGGGGATTATTTTTTAAGTGCTTCGTTTTTTTAGCAATACTATTTGTAATGAGTTCGGCTACTTACTTGTACCCAGATTTTATTAATGAATCTTTAAGTAAAATCACTTTATTTGTAATGGCTTACATTCCAGTGGTTTTTCTTCTTTATATTATTGAAGGATTTTTATCTATTATTGGATTATTGAGGAGAAGGATAAAGGTACCAGAAATGACTTCAAAAATGTCTCTTCTTTTGCCCATTATTTTTATTCCATTAGGAATAATTACGGTTGTCTTGGGAGTAATTTTTTATCAAAACTATATGAATCCGACAGAATGGATGGTGTTTGATCTAATTTATTTCGCTCTCACTATATTAGCTTTTGACATTTTAACTCCTTTAATAGTTTCCCTAACTGTTCTTTTTCTCCAGCCAGCTACTGTTTTTATGAGGAATAGAATAATCAAGAAAGCAACAAAGAAGAGAGAAGCCTTGGAAAATCTTTTAGTTATTGGAATTACAGGAAGTTACGGCAAGAGTTCGACTAAGGAATTTTTAAAAGAAATCCTTTCTGTTGATTTTAAGATTGTCTCAACCGAGAAAAATGAAAATTCAGAAATAGGAATATCTCAATGTATTTTAAATCATGTTAATGATGAGCATGAAATATTTATTTGTGAAATGGGAGCATATAATAGAGGGGGGATAAAATTATTATGTAATATTGCTAAACCGAAGATTGGAATATTAACAGGAATTAATAATCAACACTTAGCTACTTTCGGGTCACAAAAGAACATTGTTAAGGGTAAATTTGAATTGATTGATTCTTTGCCAAGTGAAGGATTGGCAGTATTAAATTGGGACAATGATTTAATTAAAGATAATTTTAATTCAACAGTTAGTAGTGTTAAATATTCAATTTCTGAAAAACAGGATGTTTGGGCAGAAGAAATCAAAGAGGATAAAGAGGGAATATCATTTAGGGTTGTTTTTAAAACTAAAGAAAGTCACTTTTTCAAAACTAATATTCACGGAATTCACAATGTTTATAATCTTTTAGCAGCAATTGCTGTAGCTAAGAAATTAGGTATGGATTTAGAGGTAATTGCAGATAAGGTTAAAGAAATTAAAGGAGGAATTAGCATTAAAAGAGTTGATAATTTTGATGTAATTGATGCAACTTATTCTTCTAATTTTGATGGCATTATTTCTCATCTTGAATATTTGAAGAATTGGAATGGAAGAAAGATATTAGTTATGCCGTGTTTAATTGAATTAGGAAATGAAGGTAAAGAAGCTCATCACAAGATAGGAAGAAAGATTGGAGAGGTTTGTGATTTGGCAATAATTACCTCAAGGGACTACTTTAAAGATTTAAAAAAAGGAGCGATTGAGTCAGGAATGAAAGCTGAAGATATTTTATTTATTCAAAATGGAGATAAAATATTAAAGAAAGTAATTTCAATAGCTAATGAGGGTAGTGTTGTTTTATTAGAAAGTAGAGTTCCGCGTCTTTTAATTGATAAATTAATAAAATAA
- the greA gene encoding transcription elongation factor GreA has product MESWNNTYMDGKYLTQEGLDKLKKELEYLKKEGRIEVAEQLKEAISFGDLSENAAYDEAKDNQAAIEGKILDLERLISSAKVIQDNENTGWVQIGSYVTIKQGEDEERYHVVGEEEANPMENRISFKSPLGQALLNKPKGAEVEIKTPKGSLKYKILKIE; this is encoded by the coding sequence ATGGAATCGTGGAACAATACATATATGGATGGTAAATATTTAACACAAGAAGGTTTAGATAAATTAAAGAAAGAACTTGAATACCTTAAAAAAGAAGGTAGAATTGAGGTAGCTGAACAATTGAAAGAAGCTATTTCTTTTGGTGATTTATCTGAGAATGCAGCCTATGATGAAGCTAAAGATAATCAAGCGGCTATTGAAGGAAAGATTCTTGATTTAGAAAGATTGATTAGCTCGGCTAAAGTAATTCAAGATAATGAGAATACGGGCTGGGTTCAAATCGGTTCATATGTTACAATTAAACAAGGCGAAGACGAAGAAAGATATCATGTTGTTGGAGAGGAAGAAGCTAATCCAATGGAAAACAGAATTTCTTTCAAGTCACCTTTAGGGCAAGCTTTATTAAACAAACCTAAAGGAGCCGAAGTGGAGATTAAAACTCCTAAAGGATCTCTTAAATACAAAATACTAAAAATAGAATAA